One Solanum pennellii chromosome 9, SPENNV200 DNA segment encodes these proteins:
- the LOC107030052 gene encoding uncharacterized protein LOC107030052: protein MAIDMTVYKLFVIGDSDLLIHQVQGEWVVKNPKMITNVQYVQKLCKRFCKIEFKHTTRIQNELADALATIASMIKHPDTDYIDPLDIELKEHPVLCSHVEAEPDSLPLYFDIKKYLESGIYPEDATSNQKKSIRRMALKFFLSG, encoded by the coding sequence ATGGCCATCGACATGACTGTCTACAAGTTGTTTGTTATCGGAGATTCAGATCTGTTGATTCATCAGGTTCAAGGAGAGTGGGTCGTGAAGAACCCGAAGATGATAACTAACGTGCAGTATGTACAGAAGCTGTGCAAAAGATTTTGTAAGATCGAGTTCAAACATACTAccagaatacaaaatgaattgGCTGATGCCCTTGCCACCATTGCTTCAATGATTAAACATCCAGATACTGATTACATTGATCCTCTGGACATAGAGCTGAAAGAACATCCGGTCCTTTGTTCACATGTTGAGGCGGAACCAGACAGTTTGccattatattttgatataaagaagtatttggagtcCGGGATTTATCCCGAAGATGCTACGTCCAACCAGAAGAAGTCGATACGTCGTATGGCTCTCAAATTCTTTCTAAGTGGATAA